GGCGACTGGTACGACGTCTTCACCCTCCCCACCGGCTGGCTGGGCCTGGTCATCGGCGACGTCTCCGGACACGGACTGGCCTCGGCCGTCGTGATGGGCCGCATCCGCAGTGCCCTGCGCTCCTACGCGCTCATCGCCGACACCCCCGCCCGGGCGCTGAGCCTGCTCGACGACAAGGTCCGGCACTTCGAGGCCGGTGCTCTCACCACCGCCCTGTACGCCATGATCTCCCCGGATCGGTGCACCGCCCTGCTGTCGACCGCCGGGCACCTACGACCGGTACTGATCACCACCGGCGACGAACCGGCCCTGCTCGACATGCCGGTCGACGCGCCCCTGGGCATCGGCCGTGGCCGGCACACCCGGCACACCACCACGATCAGCCTGCCCGCCGACGCGTTGCTGCTGTGCTACACCGACGGTCTCGTCGAGCGCCGCGACCGGATCATCGACATCGGCATCAAGGAGCTCCTCGACGCCGTACGCCCCGGGCACCCGGAAACCCTCTGCTCCACGGTGATGTCCCGGGTCGCCCAGGACTGTCCCACCGACGACGTCGCCGTTCTGGCCGTTCGCCGCGAACCCGTCCGGAAGAGCAACGACGCAAACCGTGGGTGACGGGGACGCGGAGGTTGCAGTTCGGTAGTACGCGGTGGTGGCCCCAGCGGTACCCCCTCCGGATGCCGATGGGGCGGGCATGACCCGCCGGATGCTCCTGTTGTACGTCACCCTGGTCGCGGTCGCCGCCGCGGTGGCCGGCGCGACGTCCGGAAAGGCCGTCGGTGACCTGGTCTACTTCGGCGCCTATCTCGCCATGACCGGGTTGCTCTGCTGGTCCGCGGCGCAGCGTCGGCGCAGCACCGACTACCTGCCCTGGCTGTACCTCGCCCTGGGGCAGGTCGCCTGGCTGGCCGGCGACGCCGTCTATCCGGTGAGCACCTACCTGCACCGCACGTCGGACGGGACGACGTCCGCGGTGCTCTGGACCGTCGGATACCTGGCATACGGCGCGGCCCTGGTCGCGATGGCGCGGCGCCGGGCGGGCCGATGGCTGCGGCCCGCCGTGCTGGACATGCTCACCGTGGTGGTCGCCGCCGCGATCCTGATCTGGGTCGGGTACGTCTCGCCGTTCCTGGCCGAGCTGGCCGCGGATCCCCTCGGCGCGTACCTGTACCTGATGGGCCCGATGGGCGACATCGGCATCCTCGCCGGCGTCCTGCTGCTCGCCTTCTCGCCCGGCCGGCGCTCCGGCGCGACCCGGCTGCTGGTGTCGTCCGCGCTCCTGCGCATCGCCTCCGACCTGGGCTCCAGTTTCATCCCCTCGCTCGATCTGGCCAACGCCACGGCGGTCGCGGTGATCCTGCTGAGCAACGGGTTGCTCGTCGCGGCCGCCCTGCACGAGCAGAGCGGCGAGCTGACCGCCGCCGCGCGCCGCGCCCCGACGCTGCACGCCATCCGGGTCTGGTTCCTCGGCGCCGGCCTGCTGACCGCGCCCGCGGTGCTGTTCGCCCGGCGCGACTACGCCGAGGGGGAGCGGCTGCTGCTGTTCGTCGCCACGGTGGTCACCGCCGGGTTCATCCTGGCCCGGTTCGCCACCGCGCTGCGGTCGCTGGAGCGGGCGGAGCGGACGCTGGACCACCGGAGCCGGCACGACTCGCTGACCGGGCTGCTCAACCGGGCCGCGCTCGGTGACGAGCTGGACGCCTGCCCGCCCGGTTCCACGGTGCTCTACCTGGACCTGGACGGGTTCAAGGCGGTCAACGACGGAGCCGGGCACGCGGCCGGGGACGCGATCCTGCGGGCGGTGGCGCAGCGCCTGACCGCCGTGGTCCGCGACTGCGACATGGTGGCCCGGCTGGGCGGGGACGAGTTCGCCGTGGTGCTGACCGGGTTGAGCAGCCTGGACGCGGTCCCGGTCGCCGAGCGCATCCTGCGGGACGTGGCGGTGCCGGTCGAGCACGAGGGCGCCTGGCACACCGTCGGCGCGAGCATCGGCATCGCCGGGGTCGACGCGCCCGGTTCGACCGCGGAGTGGCGGCCCGCGGCTCTGCTCCGCGCCGCCGACACCGCGATGTACCAGGCCAAGCGCCTCGGCCGCGGCCGGTGGGTCCTGGCCGAGGCCGCCGCCTGAGGCCGGCGACCGCGCGAAGCACCTGTGGCGACGGTTATATTTACGACCGGTCGGTCTTTTTGTAGGGTCAGTCCATGACCCAGGACGGCAGGCTGCTCCGCGGCGAGCGAACCCGCACCGCCGTGCTCGACCAGGCCGTGCTGCTCGCCACCGTCTCCGGCCTCGACGGCCTGTCCCTGAGCCAGGTCGCCGAGGCCCTGGGCGTCAGCAAGTCCGGCCTCTTCGCCCACTGGCGCTCCAAGCAGGAGCTGCAACTGGCCGTGATCGACCACGCCCGCGCCCAGTGGACCGACCGGGTGATCCGGCCCGCCCTCACCCATCCGCCCGGCCTGCGCCGGCTCTGGGCCGTGCACGACCGCCGGCTCGCGTTCTACGAGGCCGGCGTCCTCCCCGGCGGCTGCTTCTTCGGCAACGCCTACTTCGAGTTCAACGCCCGCCCCGGCGCCATCCAGGACCGCCTCGCCATCGAGCAGAGCGACTGGATCGCCTTCCTCACCCGGGTCGCCGCCGAGGCCGTCGAGACCGGTGACCTGCGCCCCGGCACCGACCCGGCCCAGCTCGCCTATCTGGTCGAGTCCCTCGGCGTCTGCGCCGTCATGCGCAACACACCTCTGACCTTCCAGCACGCCCGCCGGGCGCTGCTCGATCACCTGCGAGCCATCGCCACCGACCCGTCGACCCTGGGGGACCTGACATGACCACCGCTGTGGAGAGCGGCGCCGTGCTGCGGATGCCGGTGCACTTCGACGACCTGGACGCGATGGGCGTCCTGCACAACTCGCGGTACGCCGTTCTCGTCGAGCGCGCCGTGGTCCTCTGGTGGGCCGAGCGCGGCGTCTCGTTCGCCGGCGGCCGCCCGACCACCCCGGACGCGTTCAACGTGGTCCGGGAGTATGCGATCACCTTCCACCGCCCGGTCACCGGCACCGGGGAGATCGCCGTGCACTTCTGGCTCGACCGGATGGGCACGTCCAGCGCCGACTACGGGTTCCGGGTCACCTCGCTCGACGCTGAGACGGTGTTCGCCGAGGGCCGCCGGGTCAACATCCGGGTCGATCCGGCCACCATGCGCCCGGCCCCGTGGACCGAGCACGGCCGGGAGATCGCCGCCGCCCTGCAACGCTGAGCCACCCGCGGCGCGGGCTGAATCATCCGTGGCGAGGGGTGTCCGCCCGCTCCCGGAGCCCGAGAGTGGGGCGATGAGTGACGCCTATGTCTACCGGCCGGCGGCCGGGGTCGCCGCCCGCGACCGCGGCCGCACCCTGTTCGCCCAGACGATGGGGTATGTCGCGGCGACCACCGCCCTGTTCGCGCTCGGCGCCTACCTCGGGCGGAACCTGCCACCGTTCTTCGCGTTCGTCGCCTACCTGGCCTCGTTCGCCGCGCTGATCGCCATGCAGTTCACCATCCGCAAGTCGAAGCAGGCCACGGTGGCGCTGCTCGCCGGCTTCGGCCTGATGATGGGCGTGGCGGTCGCCCCGACGCTGGTCTATTACGCCAGCACCGACCCGCAGGCCCTGTGGCAGGCCGGCGCCGCGACCGCGTTGTTCGTCGCCGGTTTCGGCGCGGCCGGCTACGCCACCCGCCGTGACCTCACGTGGCTGGCCCGGATCTGCTTCTGGGCCCTGCTCGCCCTGATCGTCTTCGGCATCGTGCTGATCTTCGTCAACATCCCGAACGGCGCCCTGATCTACTCGGTCCTCGGCCTGGTGATCTTCGCCGGCTTCATCATGTTCGACTTCCAGCGCCTGCGCCGCTCCCGGGACATCGACTCGGCCCCGCTGCTGGCCGCGGCGATCTTCCTGGACGTCCTCAACGTGTTCCTGTTCTTCCTGCGCATCTTCAGCCGCAACCGCTGACCAGGATCAAAACCCGATTTAGGTACGCCCGGAGCCTCACCCCGAGCAGTCGATCCGTCGCAGCACCGCTCCGCTTTCGGCGTCCACGACCACCGCGTGCACCACGCCGCCGCCCTGCTGCTCAACGGGAGGCTCACAGACCGTCGCCGAATCCGAGGCGTCGACCTGCTCGCCGGGCTCCGCGGCGACGCCGAACAGCACCGGTGCAAGCGCCACCGCGGCAAGGACCACGAGCCGGGCCGTCCCACGACGTACCGGTCCCGCGGTAACCGGAGCCGGAGCGTCAAGATCGATGAGCGGCATCCCCGGACTCTAATCGTCAAGGATCCACCGAACCAGGCCGGTTCCAAGGTGTTGCTGTGAGCTTCATGCATTCAGGTCAGCGCACACCTGCCACCGCACGCCGGGCAAAACGCTCGCTTGGCGTTCGAGGTGCTCGGCAAGACGGTCGCGATCCTCGTCGATGTTCATGAATCCGACCGTACCGCCGAGATCATCACGACTCCGCAGCCGACGCTCCTGACATCAGGACGCCGGGGGAGGAATGCTGACGCGCGTCCTACCTTCCT
Above is a genomic segment from Actinoplanes ianthinogenes containing:
- a CDS encoding PP2C family protein-serine/threonine phosphatase → MEEEVRQGFRIAVGAGFAGRVAETGRPVVIGDVSADNVVNPLLLDAGIRSLLGVPVFAAGEVIGVLHVGTLSPRAFTADDVMLLELAADRVGVAGAVRLQKLENGAALALQRSLMPPQIISVPGLQIAARYVPGHELGVGGDWYDVFTLPTGWLGLVIGDVSGHGLASAVVMGRIRSALRSYALIADTPARALSLLDDKVRHFEAGALTTALYAMISPDRCTALLSTAGHLRPVLITTGDEPALLDMPVDAPLGIGRGRHTRHTTTISLPADALLLCYTDGLVERRDRIIDIGIKELLDAVRPGHPETLCSTVMSRVAQDCPTDDVAVLAVRREPVRKSNDANRG
- a CDS encoding GGDEF domain-containing protein, which translates into the protein MTRRMLLLYVTLVAVAAAVAGATSGKAVGDLVYFGAYLAMTGLLCWSAAQRRRSTDYLPWLYLALGQVAWLAGDAVYPVSTYLHRTSDGTTSAVLWTVGYLAYGAALVAMARRRAGRWLRPAVLDMLTVVVAAAILIWVGYVSPFLAELAADPLGAYLYLMGPMGDIGILAGVLLLAFSPGRRSGATRLLVSSALLRIASDLGSSFIPSLDLANATAVAVILLSNGLLVAAALHEQSGELTAAARRAPTLHAIRVWFLGAGLLTAPAVLFARRDYAEGERLLLFVATVVTAGFILARFATALRSLERAERTLDHRSRHDSLTGLLNRAALGDELDACPPGSTVLYLDLDGFKAVNDGAGHAAGDAILRAVAQRLTAVVRDCDMVARLGGDEFAVVLTGLSSLDAVPVAERILRDVAVPVEHEGAWHTVGASIGIAGVDAPGSTAEWRPAALLRAADTAMYQAKRLGRGRWVLAEAAA
- a CDS encoding TetR/AcrR family transcriptional regulator, translating into MTQDGRLLRGERTRTAVLDQAVLLATVSGLDGLSLSQVAEALGVSKSGLFAHWRSKQELQLAVIDHARAQWTDRVIRPALTHPPGLRRLWAVHDRRLAFYEAGVLPGGCFFGNAYFEFNARPGAIQDRLAIEQSDWIAFLTRVAAEAVETGDLRPGTDPAQLAYLVESLGVCAVMRNTPLTFQHARRALLDHLRAIATDPSTLGDLT
- a CDS encoding acyl-CoA thioesterase, whose translation is MTTAVESGAVLRMPVHFDDLDAMGVLHNSRYAVLVERAVVLWWAERGVSFAGGRPTTPDAFNVVREYAITFHRPVTGTGEIAVHFWLDRMGTSSADYGFRVTSLDAETVFAEGRRVNIRVDPATMRPAPWTEHGREIAAALQR
- a CDS encoding Bax inhibitor-1/YccA family protein, translated to MSDAYVYRPAAGVAARDRGRTLFAQTMGYVAATTALFALGAYLGRNLPPFFAFVAYLASFAALIAMQFTIRKSKQATVALLAGFGLMMGVAVAPTLVYYASTDPQALWQAGAATALFVAGFGAAGYATRRDLTWLARICFWALLALIVFGIVLIFVNIPNGALIYSVLGLVIFAGFIMFDFQRLRRSRDIDSAPLLAAAIFLDVLNVFLFFLRIFSRNR